The following proteins are co-located in the Podarcis raffonei isolate rPodRaf1 chromosome 5, rPodRaf1.pri, whole genome shotgun sequence genome:
- the LOC128413400 gene encoding pulmonary surfactant-associated protein A-like isoform X2 has translation MPSSQLVHILLAVAALLVTGDAQETCPQLIGPPGPPGHPGPQGLKGRQGEKGDHGIPGLSASEDPKLQDDLKEIKYRITIIERALALSGKIVTVGSKVFASTEKTADFNNSVRICKAAHGTIASPMNKKENDAIMSFVKSFNTYVYLGITEGHVPGEFQYLNGESLNYTNWYENEPTGKGAEKCVEMYSDGTWNDKRCDVYRLTVCEF, from the exons ATGCCTTCATCCCAGTTGGTTCATATCCTCCTGGCAGTGGCTGCTCTGCTTGTAACCGGTGATGCTCAGGAAACATGTCCACAACTTATAG GTCCTCCAGGTCCTCCTGGACACCCTGGACCGCAAGGGTTAAAGGGCAGACAAGGCGAGAAGGGAGATCATGGGATACCAG GTCTGTCTGCATCGGAGGATCCTAAACTGCAAGATGACCTTAAGGAAATCAAATACAGAATCACCATAATAGAAAGAG CCTTGGCTTTGAGTGGAAAGATTGTAACAGTTGGCAGTAAAGTGTTTGCCAGCACTGAAAAAACGGCTGATTTTAACAATTCAGTAAGAATCTGCAAAGCAGCCCATGGCACCATTGCTTCTCCAATGAACAAGAAGGAAAATGATGCTATTATGAGCTTTGTTAAATCCTTTAACACATATGTTTACCTGGGCATTACTGAGGGGCATGTTCCTGGGGAATTTCAGTACCTGAACGGGGAGTCCCTGAATTATACAAACTGGTATGAAAATGAGCCCACAGGGAAAGGGGCAGAAAAATGTGTTGAAATGTACAGTGATGGCACCTGGAATGATAAACGGTGCGATGTGTACCGCCTCACTGTCTGTGAGTTTTAA
- the LOC128413400 gene encoding pulmonary surfactant-associated protein A-like isoform X1 — translation MPSSQLVHILLAVAALLVTGDAQETCPQLIAGPPGPPGHPGPQGLKGRQGEKGDHGIPGLSASEDPKLQDDLKEIKYRITIIERALALSGKIVTVGSKVFASTEKTADFNNSVRICKAAHGTIASPMNKKENDAIMSFVKSFNTYVYLGITEGHVPGEFQYLNGESLNYTNWYENEPTGKGAEKCVEMYSDGTWNDKRCDVYRLTVCEF, via the exons ATGCCTTCATCCCAGTTGGTTCATATCCTCCTGGCAGTGGCTGCTCTGCTTGTAACCGGTGATGCTCAGGAAACATGTCCACAACTTATAG CAGGTCCTCCAGGTCCTCCTGGACACCCTGGACCGCAAGGGTTAAAGGGCAGACAAGGCGAGAAGGGAGATCATGGGATACCAG GTCTGTCTGCATCGGAGGATCCTAAACTGCAAGATGACCTTAAGGAAATCAAATACAGAATCACCATAATAGAAAGAG CCTTGGCTTTGAGTGGAAAGATTGTAACAGTTGGCAGTAAAGTGTTTGCCAGCACTGAAAAAACGGCTGATTTTAACAATTCAGTAAGAATCTGCAAAGCAGCCCATGGCACCATTGCTTCTCCAATGAACAAGAAGGAAAATGATGCTATTATGAGCTTTGTTAAATCCTTTAACACATATGTTTACCTGGGCATTACTGAGGGGCATGTTCCTGGGGAATTTCAGTACCTGAACGGGGAGTCCCTGAATTATACAAACTGGTATGAAAATGAGCCCACAGGGAAAGGGGCAGAAAAATGTGTTGAAATGTACAGTGATGGCACCTGGAATGATAAACGGTGCGATGTGTACCGCCTCACTGTCTGTGAGTTTTAA